In Paracoccus fistulariae, a single window of DNA contains:
- the choX gene encoding choline ABC transporter substrate-binding protein, whose amino-acid sequence MKHLIAAGIFASLAATQVAAQEDPATCQEPSFSDVGWTDITATTATASLLLEALGYDPDVAVLSVAVTFESLKSGDTDIFLGNWMPLQEANQKPLVEAGQIEVVQTNLEGAKIGFAVPKSTFDAGLKTYSDIAGFKDQLDGKIYGIESGSGANATILKMIEENSSDLDGFALVESSEQGMLAQVQREIQSGGDILFFGWRPHPMNVRYEIEYLTDGDDLFGPNDGGATVLTNTRAGFSDDCPNVGKFLKNLVFTVDAEDVMMAYILDDGMEPRAAAERWLTENPDALENWLDGVNTFDGQPGLPAAKEALGL is encoded by the coding sequence ATGAAGCATCTCATCGCCGCCGGGATTTTCGCATCGCTTGCCGCCACGCAGGTCGCCGCGCAAGAGGATCCGGCAACCTGCCAAGAGCCAAGCTTCTCGGATGTGGGCTGGACCGATATCACCGCCACCACCGCCACGGCCTCGTTGCTGCTGGAAGCACTGGGCTATGATCCCGACGTCGCGGTGCTGTCGGTCGCGGTGACCTTTGAATCGCTGAAATCGGGCGATACCGATATCTTCCTGGGCAACTGGATGCCGCTGCAGGAAGCGAACCAGAAACCGCTGGTCGAGGCCGGTCAGATCGAGGTCGTCCAGACCAATCTGGAAGGCGCGAAGATCGGCTTTGCCGTTCCCAAATCGACCTTCGATGCGGGTCTGAAGACCTATTCCGACATCGCCGGTTTCAAGGATCAGCTGGACGGCAAGATCTATGGCATCGAATCCGGCAGCGGCGCGAATGCGACGATCCTGAAGATGATCGAGGAAAACAGCTCCGATCTGGACGGTTTCGCATTGGTCGAATCCAGCGAACAGGGCATGTTGGCGCAGGTCCAGCGAGAGATCCAGTCGGGCGGCGACATCCTGTTCTTCGGCTGGCGCCCGCATCCGATGAATGTGCGCTACGAGATCGAATATCTGACCGATGGCGATGATCTGTTCGGCCCGAATGATGGCGGCGCGACGGTGCTGACCAACACCCGCGCGGGCTTTTCGGATGATTGCCCGAATGTCGGCAAGTTCCTGAAAAACCTCGTCTTCACGGTCGATGCGGAAGACGTGATGATGGCCTATATCCTTGATGACGGGATGGAGCCGCGCGCCGCGGCAGAGCGTTGGCTGACGGAAAATCCCGACGCGCTGGAAAACTGGCTGGACGGCGTGAACACCTTTGACGGTCAGCCCGGCCTGCCCGCCGCGAAAGAAGCGCTAGGTCTTTGA
- a CDS encoding Bug family tripartite tricarboxylate transporter substrate binding protein, producing MKHIVLSGLISALLAVPALADYTIIAPANPGGGWDQTARTMQTVMQEEGIADSVQVQNVPGAGGTIGLAQFASQNAGNADALIVGGYVMVGAILTNQSPVSLADVTPIARLTGEYQAIVVPAASDIQDMQGLVEALKTDPGAVSWAGGSAGGTDHIAVGMIANAAGVDPTTINYIAYSGGGEALAAILGNQVTAGVSSLGEFQPQIEAGTLRLLAVSSPERLEGVDAPTLKEVGLDIDLQNWRMVAAGPDLSDEQKAQIEADIEAMVQSENWQTQLADKGWLNTYLSGPEFDAQLQKDIAATQAILKDIGLVK from the coding sequence ATGAAACATATTGTTCTGTCAGGACTTATCTCGGCCCTGCTGGCGGTTCCGGCGCTGGCCGATTACACCATCATCGCGCCCGCGAATCCCGGCGGTGGCTGGGATCAGACCGCGCGCACGATGCAGACCGTGATGCAGGAGGAAGGCATCGCCGATTCGGTTCAGGTCCAGAACGTGCCCGGCGCGGGCGGCACCATCGGGCTTGCGCAATTTGCCAGCCAGAACGCGGGCAATGCCGATGCACTGATCGTCGGCGGCTATGTCATGGTCGGCGCGATCCTGACCAACCAGTCGCCGGTATCGCTGGCCGATGTCACCCCGATCGCGCGTCTGACCGGCGAATATCAGGCCATCGTCGTGCCCGCCGCCTCGGACATTCAGGACATGCAGGGGCTGGTCGAGGCGCTGAAGACCGATCCGGGCGCGGTCAGCTGGGCCGGCGGCTCGGCCGGGGGGACCGACCACATTGCCGTGGGGATGATCGCCAATGCCGCTGGCGTCGATCCGACGACCATCAATTACATCGCCTATTCCGGCGGTGGCGAGGCGCTGGCCGCCATTCTGGGCAATCAGGTCACGGCGGGTGTGTCGTCGCTGGGCGAATTCCAGCCCCAGATCGAGGCCGGCACGCTGCGCCTTCTGGCCGTCTCTTCGCCGGAACGGCTTGAGGGTGTCGACGCCCCCACCCTGAAAGAGGTCGGTCTGGACATCGATCTGCAGAACTGGCGCATGGTCGCGGCAGGCCCCGATCTGAGCGATGAGCAGAAGGCCCAGATTGAAGCCGATATCGAAGCCATGGTCCAATCCGAAAACTGGCAGACCCAATTGGCCGACAAGGGCTGGCTGAACACCTATCTGTCGGGCCCGGAATTCGACGCGCAGCTGCAGAAAGACATCGCCGCGACGCAGGCGATCCTGAAAGATATCGGCCTGGTGAAATGA
- a CDS encoding tripartite tricarboxylate transporter TctB family protein, translated as MSHPDAKPARRRPTAALVVAAGLVGLAAVMLWDSSRLADLGGYSGVGPASVPRVVAFCLIGLAIWTVAEGYRGEFRHPEHQRIAPIIWVIAGLSAQLLLLHVAGFSIATGMLFALVARAFGKRNLALTLPVGIALSFLVWLVFSQLLMLHLPAGPLEHLFFPGG; from the coding sequence ATGAGCCATCCCGACGCAAAACCTGCGCGCCGCCGTCCTACGGCGGCGCTTGTGGTGGCCGCCGGTCTGGTTGGGCTGGCGGCGGTGATGCTGTGGGACAGCAGCAGACTGGCCGATCTGGGCGGCTATTCCGGCGTCGGCCCGGCCAGCGTGCCGCGCGTCGTGGCCTTCTGCCTGATCGGGCTGGCCATCTGGACCGTGGCCGAGGGCTATCGCGGCGAATTCCGCCATCCCGAACATCAGCGCATTGCCCCGATCATCTGGGTGATCGCGGGGCTGTCGGCGCAGCTTCTGTTGCTGCATGTGGCGGGGTTTTCCATTGCCACCGGCATGCTTTTCGCGCTGGTCGCCCGCGCCTTTGGCAAGCGCAATCTGGCGCTGACGCTGCCCGTCGGGATTGCGCTGTCCTTTCTGGTCTGGCTGGTCTTTTCGCAACTTCTGATGCTGCATCTGCCCGCCGGGCCGCTTGAGCATCTGTTCTTCCCCGGAGGCTGA
- a CDS encoding sensor histidine kinase, translated as MSPRRPLSIRRRLLLSLLVATAVFGTLALIDTWREAVRMANLLSDRVLAGSALVIAERASLDDQGRITIDIPYGALEMLSSTAQDRVFYRVDGPPGQVVTGYADLPVAAQAPRGGDAVFADALYKGAQVRLASLARAASTGIDEVPFLVTVAETTSSRQQLTRAIMMRSALRLALMMLGAAAIVAIAVTLSLRPLRRLGEAISERSPDDLSPVETPVPAEVRGLVATINLFMSRLDAALEGLRNFTGNAAHQLRTPLAVVRTQLALAARAPDLAHAQEAAAKGDAAVAHAERILAQLLLLAKVGSRSGTAPQPMDLTDFARRQTAEQIPVAADAGTDLGFEGEGSLWIRAEPLLLAEALQNLISNALLHTPGGTVVTVRVRRDGDHAVLEVEDNGPGIPDAARAAVIRRFARGESPAEGLGLGLPVVDEIARLFCGRLSLHDVAGGQGLAARISFDLDPRSAPAGQAA; from the coding sequence GTGAGCCCGCGCCGCCCCCTGTCCATCCGCCGCCGCCTTTTGCTGTCGCTGCTGGTTGCGACGGCGGTGTTCGGCACGCTGGCGCTGATCGACACCTGGCGCGAGGCGGTGCGCATGGCCAACCTTCTGTCCGACCGGGTGCTGGCCGGATCGGCGCTGGTGATTGCTGAACGGGCATCGCTGGACGATCAGGGGCGGATTACCATCGACATCCCCTATGGCGCGCTGGAAATGCTCAGCTCGACAGCGCAGGACCGGGTGTTTTACCGCGTCGATGGCCCGCCCGGTCAGGTGGTGACGGGCTATGCCGACCTGCCGGTCGCGGCACAGGCGCCGCGTGGCGGCGATGCGGTCTTTGCCGATGCGCTTTACAAGGGCGCGCAGGTGCGGCTGGCATCGCTGGCGCGGGCGGCCTCGACCGGGATCGATGAGGTGCCCTTTCTGGTGACCGTGGCCGAAACCACAAGCTCGCGTCAGCAACTGACCCGTGCCATCATGATGCGCTCGGCCCTGCGGCTGGCGCTGATGATGCTGGGGGCGGCGGCCATTGTCGCCATTGCGGTCACGCTGTCGCTGCGACCGCTGCGCCGTCTGGGTGAGGCGATTTCCGAACGCAGCCCCGACGATCTGAGCCCGGTCGAAACCCCGGTCCCGGCCGAGGTGCGCGGGCTGGTCGCGACGATCAACCTGTTCATGTCGCGTCTGGATGCGGCGTTGGAGGGGTTGCGGAATTTCACCGGCAATGCCGCGCATCAGCTGCGCACACCGCTGGCCGTGGTGCGTACGCAACTGGCGCTGGCCGCCCGCGCGCCCGATCTGGCCCACGCCCAAGAGGCCGCGGCCAAGGGCGATGCCGCCGTGGCCCATGCCGAACGGATTCTGGCGCAACTTCTGTTGCTGGCCAAGGTCGGATCACGGAGCGGCACGGCCCCGCAGCCCATGGACCTGACCGATTTCGCCCGGCGGCAGACGGCCGAACAGATCCCCGTGGCGGCTGATGCCGGAACGGATCTTGGCTTTGAAGGCGAAGGGTCGCTGTGGATCCGCGCGGAACCCCTGCTGCTGGCAGAGGCGCTGCAGAACCTGATCTCGAACGCGCTGCTGCACACGCCCGGGGGAACGGTGGTCACGGTCCGGGTACGTCGGGACGGCGACCATGCGGTGCTGGAGGTCGAGGATAACGGCCCCGGCATTCCCGATGCGGCCCGCGCGGCCGTCATCCGGCGTTTCGCCCGTGGCGAAAGCCCGGCCGAGGGTCTGGGGCTTGGCCTGCCCGTGGTCGATGAAATCGCCCGCCTTTTCTGCGGCAGGCTAAGCCTGCATGATGTCGCGGGCGGGCAGGGTCTGGCGGCGCGGATCAGTTTTGACCTTGATCCGCGCAGCGCACCGGCTGGTCAGGCCGCCTGA
- a CDS encoding tripartite tricarboxylate transporter permease, with protein MGAFDFLLQGLATAAEPMMLLYALIGVTLGTAVGVLPGIGPALTVALLLPVTYRLDAAGSLIMFAGIYYGGMYGGSTTSILLNTPGESASIITALEGNKMARKGRGGPALATAAIGSFVAGLIATLALAFLAPWIVEVALVFGPREYFALMVLAFVTVSAAFGDSALRGLTSLFIGLALACIGIDQLTGQARLAFGVPELLDGIEVTTMAVAMFAVGEVLYVAGQSGRGDEKVEAVKGSVWMSRQDWARSWKPWLRGTVIGFPIGAMPAGGAEIGTFLSYATEKKLSKHPEEFGEGAIEGVAGPEAANNASAAGTLVPLLTLGLPTTATAAIMLAGFQQFGLQPGPLLFAMNPTLVWGLIASLLIANAMLLVLNLPLIGLWVKLLTIPRPWLYAGILLFATLGTIGANPSTFELGLLLAFGVLGYVMRLYGYPIAPLVVGLILGPMAEQQLRRALSISQGDWMTLVQSPVAAALLLIATLALVVPLIMRARGQGQVLSQLAADED; from the coding sequence GTGGGTGCATTCGATTTTCTTCTGCAAGGTCTAGCAACGGCAGCCGAGCCGATGATGCTGCTTTACGCGCTGATCGGGGTGACATTGGGCACCGCCGTCGGCGTCCTGCCGGGCATCGGCCCGGCGCTGACCGTGGCCCTTCTGCTGCCGGTCACCTACCGGCTGGATGCGGCCGGATCGCTGATCATGTTCGCGGGCATCTATTACGGCGGCATGTATGGCGGCTCGACGACCTCGATCCTTCTGAACACGCCGGGCGAAAGCGCCTCAATCATCACCGCGCTGGAAGGCAACAAGATGGCCCGCAAGGGGCGCGGCGGCCCGGCCCTTGCCACCGCCGCCATCGGATCCTTCGTGGCCGGCCTGATCGCAACGCTGGCGCTGGCCTTTCTGGCGCCCTGGATCGTCGAGGTGGCGCTGGTCTTTGGCCCGCGCGAATATTTCGCGCTGATGGTGCTGGCCTTTGTCACCGTCTCGGCCGCGTTCGGCGATTCCGCGCTGCGCGGTCTGACCTCGCTGTTCATCGGTCTGGCGCTGGCCTGCATCGGCATCGACCAGCTGACCGGACAGGCGCGGCTTGCCTTTGGCGTGCCCGAGCTTCTGGACGGGATCGAGGTCACCACCATGGCCGTCGCCATGTTCGCGGTGGGCGAGGTGCTGTATGTCGCGGGTCAAAGCGGGCGCGGCGATGAAAAGGTCGAGGCGGTCAAGGGCTCGGTCTGGATGAGCAGGCAGGATTGGGCGCGGTCGTGGAAACCCTGGCTGCGCGGCACGGTGATCGGCTTTCCCATCGGCGCCATGCCCGCAGGCGGTGCCGAAATCGGGACATTCCTGTCCTATGCGACGGAAAAGAAGCTGTCGAAACACCCCGAAGAGTTCGGCGAAGGCGCGATCGAGGGCGTGGCAGGCCCCGAAGCAGCCAATAACGCCTCGGCCGCGGGCACGCTGGTGCCGCTGCTGACGCTGGGCCTGCCGACCACGGCCACGGCGGCGATCATGCTGGCGGGCTTCCAGCAATTCGGCCTGCAACCCGGCCCGCTGCTTTTCGCGATGAACCCGACGCTTGTCTGGGGGCTGATCGCGTCGCTGCTGATCGCCAATGCCATGCTGCTGGTGCTGAACCTGCCGCTGATCGGGCTGTGGGTGAAGCTGCTGACCATTCCGCGCCCCTGGCTTTACGCGGGGATCCTGCTATTCGCGACGCTGGGCACCATCGGCGCCAATCCCTCGACCTTCGAGCTGGGCCTGCTGCTGGCCTTTGGCGTCCTGGGCTATGTGATGCGGCTGTATGGCTATCCGATTGCGCCGCTGGTCGTGGGCCTGATCCTTGGGCCGATGGCCGAACAGCAATTGCGCCGCGCATTGTCGATCAGTCAGGGGGACTGGATGACCCTGGTGCAATCGCCCGTGGCGGCGGCGCTGCTGCTGATCGCGACGCTGGCGCTGGTGGTTCCGCTGATCATGCGCGCGCGCGGACAGGGTCAGGTTCTGTCGCAACTGGCCGCGGATGAGGACTGA
- a CDS encoding 3-keto-5-aminohexanoate cleavage protein produces MGLTPNREVFITCAVTGAGDTTGRSDKVPVTPQQIAESSVAAARAGAAIAHIHVRDPDSGAPSRDPALYREVVERIRDSGVDMVLNLTAGMGGDLVLGSTEAPLPADPQGTDMIGATERLVHIAELRPEICTLDCGTMNFGEGDYVMTNTPAMLKAMARQIRDLGVRPEIEVFDTGHLLLAKWLKAQGVIDDPVMIQLCMGIPWGAPDDLGTFKAVVDNVPEDWTFSAFSIGRNQLPYAALAMLAGGNIRVGLEDNIWLDKGVLASNEDLVARAATAVQSLGGRLLSPAEVRQKLKLEKRW; encoded by the coding sequence ATGGGACTGACGCCAAATCGAGAGGTCTTTATTACCTGTGCCGTGACCGGCGCGGGCGACACGACCGGACGGTCCGACAAGGTGCCCGTCACGCCGCAGCAGATCGCCGAATCCTCGGTCGCGGCGGCGCGGGCGGGCGCGGCCATCGCCCATATCCACGTCCGCGATCCTGACAGCGGCGCGCCCTCGCGCGATCCGGCGCTGTATCGCGAAGTGGTCGAACGGATCCGCGATTCCGGCGTCGATATGGTGCTGAACCTGACCGCCGGCATGGGCGGGGATCTGGTCCTTGGCTCGACCGAGGCGCCCCTGCCCGCCGATCCGCAGGGCACCGACATGATCGGCGCGACCGAACGGCTGGTCCATATCGCCGAGCTGCGCCCCGAAATCTGCACGCTGGATTGCGGCACGATGAATTTCGGCGAAGGCGATTACGTCATGACCAACACCCCCGCCATGCTGAAAGCCATGGCGCGGCAGATCCGCGATCTGGGCGTGCGGCCGGAAATCGAGGTCTTCGATACCGGCCATCTGCTGCTGGCCAAATGGCTGAAGGCGCAGGGCGTGATCGACGATCCGGTGATGATCCAGCTGTGCATGGGCATCCCCTGGGGCGCGCCCGACGATCTGGGCACTTTCAAGGCGGTCGTTGACAATGTCCCCGAGGACTGGACCTTCTCGGCCTTTTCCATCGGGCGGAACCAGTTGCCCTATGCGGCGCTGGCGATGCTTGCGGGCGGCAATATCCGCGTCGGGCTGGAGGATAATATCTGGCTGGACAAGGGCGTTCTGGCCAGCAACGAAGATCTTGTCGCGCGGGCGGCAACGGCCGTGCAATCGCTGGGTGGGCGGCTGCTGAGCCCGGCCGAGGTGCGCCAGAAGCTGAAGCTGGAGAAACGCTGGTGA
- a CDS encoding extracellular solute-binding protein, producing MRLSLLLPAIASIALLLPGFSGAETTRFPAPSGRTGDVLTVYSSLDNDLAAPLVRAFQQANPDIAVQYENLLTGEIHDRVVSESDIGPTADFVFSSAMDLQVKLTNDGYARPIRTPDTDTWPGWANWRDTAYALTYEPAVFAYHKPSFAGSEPPATRADLMRWIAEHPGLARDRVGSYDVTRSGVGYLFLARDQQLYPGIWAVIEAMGRAGMQQYPTTSDLLERINDGRLVLGYNLLGSYAAEWARTHPDVGMILPRDFTVVVSRVALVPRAAARPDLGGDFLAFLMSPQGQNLLSQTLRLSAVSLEVAGRQSPAGGMEELTGLRLRPVPVTPGLLAYLDQATRAKLLARWHAALSAR from the coding sequence ATGCGACTGTCCCTGCTTTTGCCAGCCATTGCCAGCATCGCGCTGTTGCTGCCCGGTTTTTCCGGGGCCGAAACGACGCGCTTTCCCGCGCCCTCGGGCCGGACGGGCGATGTGCTGACCGTCTATTCCTCTCTGGACAATGATCTGGCCGCGCCGCTGGTTCGGGCCTTTCAACAGGCCAATCCGGATATCGCGGTGCAATACGAGAACCTGCTGACCGGAGAGATCCACGACCGCGTTGTCAGCGAAAGCGATATCGGCCCGACGGCGGATTTCGTCTTTTCCTCGGCCATGGATCTGCAGGTGAAGCTGACCAATGACGGCTATGCGCGCCCGATCCGCACGCCCGATACCGACACATGGCCGGGCTGGGCGAATTGGCGCGACACGGCCTATGCGCTGACCTATGAACCTGCGGTCTTTGCCTATCACAAGCCCAGCTTCGCGGGGTCCGAACCACCAGCGACGCGCGCCGATCTGATGCGCTGGATCGCTGAACATCCCGGCCTGGCGCGGGACCGCGTCGGCAGCTATGACGTGACCCGCTCTGGCGTGGGCTATCTGTTTCTGGCCCGCGACCAGCAGCTTTATCCCGGTATCTGGGCCGTGATCGAGGCGATGGGCCGCGCCGGGATGCAGCAATATCCGACCACCAGCGACCTTCTGGAACGGATCAATGACGGGCGGCTGGTGCTGGGCTATAACCTGCTGGGATCTTACGCCGCCGAATGGGCGCGCACGCATCCCGATGTCGGGATGATCCTGCCGCGCGATTTCACTGTCGTCGTCTCTCGGGTTGCGCTGGTGCCACGGGCGGCGGCGCGGCCCGATCTGGGGGGCGATTTCCTTGCCTTCCTGATGTCGCCGCAGGGTCAGAACCTGCTGTCGCAGACGCTGCGCCTTTCCGCCGTCAGTCTGGAGGTCGCGGGCCGTCAATCCCCCGCAGGCGGGATGGAAGAACTGACCGGCCTGCGGCTTCGCCCGGTTCCGGTGACGCCGGGTCTTTTGGCCTATCTGGATCAGGCGACGCGGGCCAAGCTGCTGGCGCGCTGGCATGCGGCGCTGTCGGCACGCTGA
- a CDS encoding response regulator transcription factor codes for MRILLVEDNLSLADGLSTLLRQAGYVVDVVHDGASAEALALAENFDLVILDLNLPQMDGLEVLRAMRARQNPAAVMILTARGTPEERVKGLDLGADDYLIKPFDIGEFEARIRSLLRRQAGLRMATVSFGDLVFDQNSRSFSLGAQMLDLPSRERGLLELLITRAGKVVPREAIVQSLTSLDDDLSANAIEQYVSRLRKRLAGAGLTVRTARGIGYYLDRAAM; via the coding sequence ATGCGGATCTTGCTGGTCGAAGATAACCTGTCGCTGGCCGATGGTCTGTCCACGCTGCTGCGGCAGGCGGGCTATGTGGTGGATGTGGTCCATGACGGCGCCTCGGCCGAGGCGCTGGCCTTGGCCGAGAATTTCGATCTGGTCATTCTGGATCTGAACCTGCCGCAGATGGACGGGCTGGAGGTGCTGCGCGCCATGCGGGCGCGCCAGAACCCGGCGGCGGTGATGATCCTGACCGCGCGCGGCACCCCGGAAGAGCGCGTGAAGGGGCTGGATCTGGGCGCCGACGACTATCTGATCAAGCCCTTCGATATCGGCGAATTCGAAGCCCGCATCAGGTCGCTGCTGCGGCGTCAGGCCGGGCTGCGGATGGCGACGGTCAGCTTTGGCGATCTGGTCTTTGATCAGAACAGCCGCAGCTTTTCGCTGGGCGCGCAGATGCTGGACCTGCCATCACGCGAACGGGGGCTGCTGGAATTGCTGATCACGCGTGCGGGCAAGGTCGTCCCGCGCGAGGCGATCGTGCAATCGCTGACCTCGCTGGATGACGATCTGTCCGCAAATGCGATCGAGCAATATGTCAGCCGCCTGCGCAAGCGTCTGGCGGGTGCGGGGCTGACCGTCCGGACGGCGCGCGGCATCGGCTATTACCTTGACCGGGCCGCGATGTGA
- a CDS encoding carnitine 3-dehydrogenase, with the protein MALNRAACIGGGVIGAGWIARLLLAGVDVDVFDPAPDAQRIVAEVLANAQRAAGKLLDAPLPAPGQLRFADTLEQAVAGAELIQESVPERLDLKRAVLQAIDAHAAPDAIIGSSTSGLLPSDLQQGMRHPERLVVAHPYNPVYLLPLVEIVGGHQTSTQTIRRASSLYTALGMKPVTINREIEAFVGDRLLEALWREALWLVKDDIASVTEIDDVIRYSFGLRWAQMGLFQTYRIAGGEAGMRHFLGQFGPALKWPWTKLMDVPEMDEALIDKIAAQSDEQAGGRSIRDLERIRDDNLVAIIRALAQQQGGAGWGAGAALRDQEQMLRDAAADATAAPLQLTSGSVPAEWIDYNGHMTEHRYLQVFGETSDALLTHLGLDADYFASGRSFYTVETHIMHLGEAHEGDGYETRTRILSADDKRLHVFHQISNPATGSVLASAEQMLLHVDTTAQKATPVDADLGNRIAALAREHAVLPGAAAVGRYVGQRP; encoded by the coding sequence GTGGCCTTGAACCGGGCCGCCTGCATCGGCGGCGGCGTGATCGGCGCGGGCTGGATCGCGCGGCTGCTGCTGGCCGGTGTGGATGTCGATGTCTTTGACCCGGCCCCCGATGCGCAGCGTATCGTGGCCGAGGTTCTGGCCAATGCCCAACGCGCCGCCGGAAAACTGCTGGACGCCCCCCTGCCCGCCCCCGGCCAGTTGCGCTTTGCCGATACGCTGGAACAGGCCGTCGCGGGCGCAGAGCTGATCCAGGAAAGCGTACCGGAACGGCTGGACCTGAAACGCGCCGTGCTGCAGGCCATCGATGCCCATGCCGCGCCGGATGCGATCATCGGCTCGTCAACCTCGGGCCTGTTGCCCAGCGATCTGCAACAGGGGATGCGCCATCCCGAACGGCTGGTCGTGGCCCATCCCTATAACCCGGTCTACCTGCTGCCGCTGGTCGAAATCGTCGGCGGCCATCAGACAAGTACCCAGACGATCCGGCGCGCCAGCAGCCTTTACACCGCGCTTGGCATGAAGCCGGTGACGATCAATCGCGAGATCGAGGCCTTCGTGGGCGACCGCCTGCTGGAGGCGCTGTGGCGCGAAGCCCTGTGGCTGGTCAAGGATGACATTGCCAGCGTCACCGAAATCGACGATGTGATCCGCTATTCCTTTGGTCTTCGCTGGGCGCAGATGGGGTTGTTTCAGACCTATCGCATCGCCGGAGGAGAGGCCGGGATGCGCCATTTCCTGGGCCAGTTCGGCCCGGCGCTGAAATGGCCCTGGACCAAGCTGATGGACGTGCCCGAGATGGACGAGGCGTTGATCGACAAGATCGCGGCGCAATCCGATGAACAGGCCGGGGGACGCTCGATCCGGGATCTGGAGCGGATCCGCGACGACAATCTGGTGGCCATCATCCGCGCGCTGGCCCAGCAGCAGGGCGGTGCAGGCTGGGGTGCGGGCGCGGCGCTGCGCGATCAGGAACAGATGCTGCGCGACGCCGCGGCGGATGCGACCGCCGCGCCGCTGCAACTGACATCGGGCAGCGTCCCGGCGGAATGGATCGACTATAACGGCCATATGACCGAGCATCGCTATCTGCAGGTCTTTGGCGAGACCAGCGATGCCTTGCTGACCCATCTTGGCCTGGATGCCGATTACTTCGCCTCGGGTCGCAGCTTTTACACGGTCGAGACGCATATCATGCATCTGGGCGAGGCGCATGAGGGCGATGGTTATGAAACCCGGACCCGGATCCTGTCGGCGGATGACAAGCGGCTGCATGTCTTTCACCAGATCAGCAATCCGGCGACGGGATCGGTTCTGGCCTCGGCCGAACAGATGCTGCTGCATGTGGATACGACGGCCCAGAAGGCCACCCCGGTCGATGCCGATCTGGGCAACAGGATAGCTGCGCTGGCGCGGGAACATGCCGTATTGCCGGGCGCGGCTGCCGTCGGGCGTTATGTGGGACAACGCCCCTGA
- a CDS encoding GlxA family transcriptional regulator — MIFAQTDEPLTATILVLPEASLMSLAATLDPMRAANRISGARPYLWKVVSMDGYAVPTSCGLPVQVDCPFSPRERCDLLIVVAAFGVFRHATQSVLAAVRQGAQHARMIGGVEAGSWVLAMAGLLDDRRATTHWEDLEEFATRFPQVQVIPDRWVVDDHIFTTGGAAPALDFMLALIRARQGFGEALNVASLYVYEEVRRPSDAQPLVSMGRIGRLERRVACAIRVMEEHLEAPLPISAIAARAGCSVRTLENLFRDSVQTSPGAYYLSLRLQAARRLIVDTDLSMAETAVRTGFSSIASLSRAFRRQFGHPPSAARQISKT, encoded by the coding sequence ATGATTTTTGCCCAAACTGACGAACCGCTGACCGCAACCATCCTTGTCCTGCCCGAGGCCTCGTTGATGAGCCTGGCGGCGACGCTGGATCCGATGCGGGCGGCGAACCGGATCTCGGGGGCGCGGCCCTATCTGTGGAAGGTGGTGTCGATGGATGGCTATGCGGTGCCCACCAGTTGCGGATTACCGGTGCAGGTGGATTGCCCCTTCTCGCCCCGCGAACGCTGCGACCTGCTGATCGTGGTGGCGGCCTTTGGGGTTTTTCGCCATGCAACCCAGTCCGTTCTGGCCGCCGTGCGACAGGGCGCGCAGCATGCCCGCATGATCGGCGGGGTCGAGGCGGGAAGCTGGGTTCTGGCGATGGCCGGGCTGCTGGATGACCGCCGCGCCACGACCCATTGGGAGGATCTGGAGGAATTCGCCACCCGCTTTCCGCAGGTTCAGGTCATTCCCGACAGATGGGTGGTGGACGATCACATCTTCACCACGGGCGGGGCGGCGCCTGCGCTGGATTTCATGCTGGCGCTGATCCGCGCGCGGCAGGGTTTTGGCGAGGCGCTGAACGTGGCCAGCCTTTATGTCTATGAAGAGGTACGCAGGCCCAGCGATGCGCAGCCGCTGGTCTCGATGGGCCGGATCGGCAGGCTGGAGCGCCGCGTGGCCTGCGCCATCCGGGTGATGGAGGAACATCTGGAGGCGCCCTTGCCGATCAGCGCGATTGCGGCGCGGGCGGGCTGTTCGGTGCGCACGCTGGAAAACCTGTTTCGCGACAGCGTCCAGACCTCGCCCGGGGCCTATTACCTGTCGCTGCGCCTGCAGGCGGCGCGTCGGCTGATCGTGGATACCGACCTGTCCATGGCGGAAACGGCGGTCCGCACCGGCTTTTCCTCGATCGCCTCACTGTCGCGGGCGTTCAGGCGGCAGTTCGGGCATCCCCCCTCTGCCGCCCGACAGATCTCAAAGACCTAG